Proteins from a genomic interval of Caldicellulosiruptor diazotrophicus:
- a CDS encoding extracellular solute-binding protein — protein MKRHKMISKTVMLILLLSLILLNTLPNLSALGATKSTKPTLTYWVNLSGRIGAHYQNYSQLPLYQMIMKKFNVNIQFLHPPQGGETEQFNLIIATRQLPDIMEASWEGYPGGVYKAIEDRIIIKLNPYLEKYAPNLKKFLDSRPDIKKMMTLDDGTVYNFPFIRGDRILCIFYGPMIRRDWLKKLNLQVPETVDDWYKMLVTFKNNKNKLPGVKTPFYPFSILAYGTNNGNPRRTFDYCGFLVGAWGFKTDFYVENGKVKFGALHPNFKDFIAVLQKWWREGLIDPDIITTNNSGIEAKILNNQVASFLGLIGGNMGTFLANKKGTEFDLIGVPYPVLKRGQTPEFSQMDFYYRNYGAAITTACKNIPLAMKILDWAYSKEGHMAYNYGILGKTYNIIKGKIYYTDLILRDSQGPVSAISKYTRSQVDGPFIQAKEFVEQTRLPQQVEAAQNYAKSKNDKWLPPLSLTTDEAQKLSNIMNTINTYYDETFSKLITGKSNDIQGLVKTLKKMRIEEAIKIYQIAYDRYVKR, from the coding sequence ATGAAAAGACACAAAATGATTTCAAAAACTGTAATGTTAATTTTATTGTTAAGCTTAATTTTATTAAACACTTTACCTAATTTGTCAGCCTTAGGTGCCACAAAAAGTACTAAGCCAACATTAACTTATTGGGTTAATTTAAGTGGGCGAATAGGGGCACACTATCAGAATTATTCTCAATTGCCTTTGTATCAAATGATAATGAAAAAATTTAATGTCAATATTCAATTTCTGCATCCACCTCAAGGCGGTGAAACTGAGCAATTTAATTTGATAATAGCAACAAGGCAACTTCCAGATATTATGGAAGCTTCTTGGGAAGGATATCCTGGAGGAGTTTACAAAGCTATTGAGGACAGAATAATAATTAAACTCAATCCTTATTTAGAAAAATACGCGCCCAATCTTAAAAAATTTTTGGATTCAAGACCAGATATAAAAAAGATGATGACTTTAGATGATGGAACTGTGTATAACTTTCCATTTATCCGTGGCGATAGAATACTCTGTATTTTTTACGGACCAATGATAAGAAGGGATTGGTTGAAAAAGCTCAATCTTCAAGTTCCAGAAACAGTAGATGATTGGTATAAAATGTTGGTGACGTTTAAGAACAATAAAAATAAACTGCCAGGTGTAAAAACACCTTTTTATCCATTTAGTATATTAGCATATGGAACAAATAATGGTAATCCACGTCGTACGTTTGATTATTGTGGATTTTTAGTAGGTGCTTGGGGCTTCAAGACAGATTTTTATGTTGAAAATGGTAAAGTTAAATTCGGTGCATTGCATCCAAATTTTAAGGATTTCATTGCTGTATTGCAAAAATGGTGGAGAGAAGGATTAATCGATCCAGACATAATAACAACGAATAACTCCGGTATAGAAGCAAAGATTTTAAATAATCAAGTTGCTTCTTTCCTTGGTCTCATTGGTGGGAATATGGGGACATTCTTAGCAAACAAGAAAGGAACTGAATTTGATTTAATAGGTGTACCATACCCTGTTCTTAAAAGAGGACAAACACCTGAATTTAGTCAAATGGATTTTTATTATAGAAACTACGGAGCTGCAATAACAACCGCATGTAAAAATATTCCTTTAGCAATGAAAATCTTAGATTGGGCTTATAGCAAGGAAGGACATATGGCATATAACTATGGCATTCTTGGGAAAACATATAACATCATAAAAGGCAAGATATACTATACAGACCTTATCTTAAGAGATTCACAAGGTCCTGTTTCTGCAATATCTAAATATACACGTTCTCAAGTAGATGGTCCTTTTATTCAGGCTAAGGAATTTGTCGAACAAACTCGTCTTCCACAACAAGTAGAGGCAGCCCAAAATTATGCAAAGTCTAAAAATGATAAATGGCTTCCTCCTCTTTCGTTGACAACAGATGAGGCACAAAAGTTAAGTAACATAATGAATACAATTAACACCTATTATGATGAGACGTTTTCAAAACTAATTACAGGTAAGTCAAATGACATACAAGGTTTGGTGAAAACACTTAAGAAAATGCGAATAGAGGAAGCAATAAAAATATATCAAATAGCTTATGACAGATATGTTAAAAGATAA